A region of the Chrysiogenia bacterium genome:
GCCACGGTGGCGTCTTCGAGGCTGCCGAAGACCACCGCCGCGATGTTCAGGTAGGTGCGCTTGAAGCGCCCGTGGGGATCGCTCTTGGTGTTGGAGTGCTGGTCCACGCCGTGGGCGACATAGGGATGCGCCGTCTGCAGGAGCAGCGCCCTTCCCCCCGCCAGGATGTTGATTACCTCGCGGTTGATCTCCCAGACCATGGAACCCGGACCGAAGAGCCCGTGAACCGGGTTCTCCACTCGGGATGCGACTGTGTCGATGTAGCGTTCGAGATCATCGCGGGTGACGGACATGCGCTGCCTCCAATTGATGGGAGGCAAAAAATGACACGACCGTCAGGGCGGCGGCAAGGCGCGATTGCCAAGCGCAGCGATTTTTCTCTCAAAAAGTGCGTAGACGCTTACAGATCGGCTGGAATGTCTCACCCTTTACGCCCCGAAACAGATCAGACGCCGATGTCCTCGTTCCAGAGTTCCGGGTTGGCGGCAATGAAGTTCTCCATCAGCTCGATGCAGGCAGGCTCTTGCAACACCTCGACAACGACGCCGCGAGAGTGAAGCAGTTCTTCCTCTCCCAGAAAGGTCCTGTTTTCCCCGACTACGACTTTGGGAATGCCATACAGAAGAATCGCCCCGCTGCACATGGAGCACGGGGAGAGCGTGGTGTAGAGCACCGACTCGCGATAGACCTGCGCGCTCTGACGTCCGGCATTTTCGAAGGCGTCCATCTCGCCATGCAGGATGGCGCTGCCCTGCTGAACCCGGCGATTGTGTCCGCGGCCGATGATGCGCCCCTCATTCACGATCACCGATCCAATGGGAATCCCGCCCTCGTCCAGGCCCTTGCGGGCCTCTTCGATGGCAGCTTGCAGAAATTTGTCCATACAGGGGATATAGCAGAAAAGTGGCGGAGAGGGTGGGATTCGAACCCACGGTACCTTGCGGTACACCTGATTTCGAGTCAGGCAGATTCAACCGCTCTCTCACCTCTCCGCTGGCGGTCGTTTCGAGCGGCTACTCATAGGACGGATACGGGCTGATGGCAAGACCTCGGGGCGCCGCTTCAGAGGCTTTCCCTACCCACATAGGCAAGAAAAAGGGCCTCCCGAACGGGAGGCCCTTTTTGGTTTCTCAGCAGTTTACCGTCGGTCAGGGAGTGACGTCGAGATCGGGAATCCCGAACATGAAGCTGTAGGGAATGAACGTCCCGCCAGAGAGGCAGGAATCGTCCAGCCCGTCCGTATCGACGTCCCCGAAGACGACGCTGCCACCGTTCATGCAGAATCCGCCGTCGCGGTCGCCGTCGGTGTCCCAGCCCACGTCCTTGGCGTTGATCACCATCACACCGGTGTCTCCGTCTACCGCGGCAGTCACCACACCCGACATGTCAGCCGTTTCCTGCTCGTCGGTCGCGATGGTCGTTCCCTGAAGCGCCGGGTCGTAGCTCACCCGCAGGGTGGTCGTGCCATTGAGGGTCACCGTCTCTTCGGTCGCGTCACCCCAGAAATTACCGGTCACTTCGCAATTGTGGTAGGTGACGATGTAGGTGACACCATCGATCGTGGTGTCGCTCGGAGTCTGGTTATTGGGGGACTCCTTTATAGAAGCCATCGCGGCCAGCACCTCCCCATGGACAGCAGTCGTAACCGTCGCCGTGCCTGCGGAATCGTCACCCTCCGTCATCAGGTCGGCACGATTGCAGTTGGCCGTTTCCTGGGCGAAGTAGGCGTAGGGACCGGCATCGGGCCACGAGTCTTCGGTCACTGCCTGCGCAAACAGATCGGCCGTCGCCCAGCGACCGGCATCCATGCCGAACCACGTGAGGAGGCGGGCAAGCGCATAAGCATCCCTGCCGGGTTCCTGCTCCACCATCTCACTTTCCAAACCGCCGCTGTACGACGTCGCGAAGCTCCAACCGCCGAAGAGGCCCTCGACGAGAAGGCTGCCCGCCGAGGCCACAGTGTGGGTATTGTCGGGACCGCAATCGCTGTCCTCGCCGTTAACGGCGGCAATTAGGCCAGCCTGGATCGCATCGGCGTCGACCATCATGCCCGGGTCGTAATTGCACTCGT
Encoded here:
- a CDS encoding nucleoside deaminase; amino-acid sequence: MDKFLQAAIEEARKGLDEGGIPIGSVIVNEGRIIGRGHNRRVQQGSAILHGEMDAFENAGRQSAQVYRESVLYTTLSPCSMCSGAILLYGIPKVVVGENRTFLGEEELLHSRGVVVEVLQEPACIELMENFIAANPELWNEDIGV